One Xenopus tropicalis strain Nigerian chromosome 8, UCB_Xtro_10.0, whole genome shotgun sequence genomic window carries:
- the LOC101735244 gene encoding uncharacterized protein LOC101735244, with amino-acid sequence MSVASSENGNTPEQMIHRIVEFIYTRVKFDIGMDVWINDLKRNARADLNDIWATDGLVERYLTCMNLASNSSDKEKKLICALPPVLYALMEVDTLSKARKENVEKLRSQLHEIESDIQHMKSDKNQLEIDISNKEAFIRDLETDAERSRIAYCKLRKDFEELQQQHIKSQQSGVYGVERSPDPPIITPQYKNWAPYISRAKPIDNVDSEAQDVLGRLAEACQAVTTLIGNHRTRVLRDSSSDTSPERNVMNVRNQTPMSNVSHRSSVSNTDASEVESDERAWGSGPFPNRGKNTHKRGSKGKNPQSPKEKQNSASIIKFLNTAIPKFSKKGSSQIANHLELYESTMDSLKLSEADKIRFLPWAFDDRYRHYFSSFKERGITKWQSVLHEIKSEFGPYRTTTAAKREIYKLTCRSNQSPREFLSVLKNAYGLAYRNPDWESVEFKQVFYEALPIQIKLSLAHDLDFENPLERLVTSATLLFNISEGQNLNDRKFKKFPEHNVDESGVKPHLNFESQPKKIPPATEPNQQNQKQLNPRQTKPQIAKGSEGNSSGSGSQGYCPRFNQGSQGYRGNQRYGGYHGYRGNQRYGGYQGYRDPQGYKRWNNRPRQQWRKGQESPDSPRGKSPTGNQNGPQNQNPGRPSRFDQLADQVSKLTDIVSKLSQVSAGKQPEVFLEEKAGPSSAK; translated from the coding sequence ATGAGTGTTGCAAGCAGTGAGAATGGGAATACCCCAGAGCAAATGATCCACAGAATTGTTGAATTCATATATACACGGGTAAAATTTGATATAGGGATGGATGTTTGGATTAATGATTTGAAGAGAAATGCTAGAGCAGACCTTAATGATATCTGGGCAACAGACGGCCTGGTTGAACGCTATTTAACATGTATGAACTTAGCCTCTAACAGTTCAGACAAAGAGAAAAAATTAATATGTGCCCTACCTcctgttttatatgcattaatggaGGTAGATACCCTATCAAAagctagaaaagaaaatgtagaaaaattgaGGTCTCAGTTACATGAGATAGAATCAGATATCCAACATATGAAATCTGATAAAAACCAATTAGAGATAGATATCTCAAACAAGGAAGCTTTTATTAGGGATTTAGAAACTGATGCTGAACGTAGTCGCATAGCATACTGTAAGCTCAGAAAGGATTTCGAAGAATTACAGCAACAGCACATTAAAAGTCAACAGTCAGGTGTATATGGTGTGGAGAGATCTCCTGATCCTCCAATAATCACTCCCCAATATAAAAATTGGGCACCATATATTTCTAGAGCCAAACCAATTGATAATGTTGATTCAGAGGCACAAGATGTTTTGGGCCGGTTGGCTGAAGCATGCCAAGCTGTGACCACCTTAATAGGTAATCACAGAACAAGGGTTCTTAGAGATTCTTCTTCAGACACATCCCCAGAGAGGAATGTGATGAATGTGCGAAATCAAACACCTATGTCAAATGTATCCCATAGAAGTAGTGTTTCCAATACTGATGCAAGTGAAGTTGAGAGTGATGAGAGAGCATGGGGATCCGGTCCTTTCCCAAACAGGGGGAAGAATACCCATAAGAGGGGTTCAAAAGGGAAAAATCCCCAAtctccaaaagaaaaacaaaattctgccagcataattaaatttttaaatactGCTATACCAAAATTTTCTAAGAAAGGTTCTTCCCAAATTGCAAACCACTTAGAACTATATGAATCTACTATGGATTCATTAAAATTATCTGAGGCAGACAAAATCAGGTTTCTTCCATGGGCCTTTGATGACAGATACCGTCATTACTTTTCCTCCTTTAAAGAGAGAGGAATCACCAAATGGCAGTCAGTCCTACATGAAATTAAATCAGAATTTGGGCCCTATCGAACTACCACTGCCGCAAAGAGAGAAATTTATAAACTCACATGTAGATCTAATCAAAGCCCTCGAGAATTTCTCTCTGTACTTAAAAATGCCTATGGTTTAGCTTACAGAAACCCCGATTGGGAATCTGTGGAATTTAAACAGGTATTCTATGAGGCCTTACCAATCCAAATCAAATTAAGTCTAGCTCATGATTTGGATTTTGAAAACCCTCTAGAAAGACTGGTAACATCAGCAACTTTGCTGTTTAACATTAGTGAGGGCCAAAACTTAAATGataggaaatttaaaaaattccCAGAGCACAATGTTGATGAGTCCGGGGTAAAACCTCATTTAAATTTTGAGTCCCAGCCAAAGAAAATACCTCCAGCCACTGAGCCTAATCAACAAAACCAAAAACAGCTAAATCCCAGACAAACTAAACCTCAAATTGCCAAGGGGTCAGAAGGAAATAGTTCAGGTTCTGGAAGCCAAGGTTACTGTCCTCGTTTCAACCAAGGAAGCCAAGGATACCGAGGTAACCAAAGATATGGGGGTTACCATGGATACCGAGGTAACCAAAGATATGGGGGTTACCAAGGATATCGGGATCCCCAGGGATACAAACGTTGGAACAATAGGCCCAGGCAGCAATGGAGAAAAGGGCAGGAATCACCAGATTCACCCAGGGGTAAATCACCCACAGGGAATCAAAATGGTCCACAGAATCAAAACCCAGGTAGACCTAGCAGATTTGATCAGCTTGCAGATCAGGTTTCCAAGTTAACTGACATTGTAAGTAAATTATCTCAAGTTTCTGCAGGAAAACAACCTGAAGTTTTTTTAGAGGAAAAAGCGGGGCCAAGCTCTGCCAAATAA
- the LOC116406452 gene encoding uncharacterized protein LOC116406452 isoform X1 — MTWESRMFGSARKMWFIVLLYMFYDPSTAQNSVFGKNKYTEYQIGNMNLIITVPHGGSLQPSSIPSRDSGCWDKVTSKCYYTHSCPSGTSKDSTSCTVSTVKDLYTLETAQALAKEISILTGGKYPHIIINHLSRSKLDVNRDKDEAAFGIPEAEQAFDEFMEFINMAKSQIQKGLLIDIHGQAHPEQWIELGYLLSKANLDSGAFTAASTSIFSLSKELYNTPFETLLRGEKSLGKYIQDQNPKYVCVPSPTNLGPNGGNYFSGGYIVKTHGSKDNGTVDAVQIELPRWIRESSERPTFCVALAKAISKFHQLSFN, encoded by the coding sequence GAATCCAGAATGTTTGGTTCTGCAAGAAAAATGTGGTTCATTGTCCTACTATATATGTTCTATGATCCAAGTACGGCTCAGAATAGtgtctttggaaaaaataaatacactgagTACCAAATCGGAAACATGAACTTGATTATTACTGTTCCCCATGGAGGATCATTACAGCCAAGCTCTATACCGTCAAGAGATTCTGGCTGCTGGGATAAGGTGACCTCAAAATGTtactacacacacagttgcccaTCAGGAACATCAAAGGACTCAACCAGTTGTACAGTTTCCACAGTCAAAGATCTGTATACACTAGAAACTGCACAGGCCCTGGCAAAAGAGATCAGTATACTAACTGGTGGCAAATACCCTCATATTATCATAAATCACCTTTCAAGATCCAAATTGGACGTTAACAGAGATAAGGATGAGGCAGCCTTTGGAATTCCTGAAGCAGAGCAAGCCTTTGATGAGTTTATGGAGTTCATTAACATGGCAAAGTCACAAATACAAAAGGGCCTACTTATTGACATCCATGGACAGGCTCATCCTGAGCAGTGGATTGAATTAGGCTATCTTCTTTCTAAGGCAAATTTAGACTCAGGTGCTTTTACTGCAGCTAGTACTTCAATATTCTCATTATCTAAAGAGCTTTACAATACCCCATTTGAAACATTGCTCAGAGGTGAGAAGAGTTTGGGAAAATATATTCAAGATCAAAATCCCAAATATGTCTGTGTCCCTTCTCCAACAAATCTAGGACCCAATGGGGGAAACTATTTTTCAGGAGGTTATATTGTCAAAACCCATGGGTCCAAAGATAACGGTACTGTAGATGCAGTTCAAATTGAGCTTCCTAGGTGGATAAGGGAAAGCAGTGAGCGCCCCACATTTTGTGTGGCTTTAGCAAAGGCAATATCGAAGTTTCATCAGTTAAGTTTTAATTGA
- the LOC116406452 gene encoding uncharacterized protein LOC116406452 isoform X2, which produces MFGSARKMWFIVLLYMFYDPSTAQNSVFGKNKYTEYQIGNMNLIITVPHGGSLQPSSIPSRDSGCWDKVTSKCYYTHSCPSGTSKDSTSCTVSTVKDLYTLETAQALAKEISILTGGKYPHIIINHLSRSKLDVNRDKDEAAFGIPEAEQAFDEFMEFINMAKSQIQKGLLIDIHGQAHPEQWIELGYLLSKANLDSGAFTAASTSIFSLSKELYNTPFETLLRGEKSLGKYIQDQNPKYVCVPSPTNLGPNGGNYFSGGYIVKTHGSKDNGTVDAVQIELPRWIRESSERPTFCVALAKAISKFHQLSFN; this is translated from the coding sequence ATGTTTGGTTCTGCAAGAAAAATGTGGTTCATTGTCCTACTATATATGTTCTATGATCCAAGTACGGCTCAGAATAGtgtctttggaaaaaataaatacactgagTACCAAATCGGAAACATGAACTTGATTATTACTGTTCCCCATGGAGGATCATTACAGCCAAGCTCTATACCGTCAAGAGATTCTGGCTGCTGGGATAAGGTGACCTCAAAATGTtactacacacacagttgcccaTCAGGAACATCAAAGGACTCAACCAGTTGTACAGTTTCCACAGTCAAAGATCTGTATACACTAGAAACTGCACAGGCCCTGGCAAAAGAGATCAGTATACTAACTGGTGGCAAATACCCTCATATTATCATAAATCACCTTTCAAGATCCAAATTGGACGTTAACAGAGATAAGGATGAGGCAGCCTTTGGAATTCCTGAAGCAGAGCAAGCCTTTGATGAGTTTATGGAGTTCATTAACATGGCAAAGTCACAAATACAAAAGGGCCTACTTATTGACATCCATGGACAGGCTCATCCTGAGCAGTGGATTGAATTAGGCTATCTTCTTTCTAAGGCAAATTTAGACTCAGGTGCTTTTACTGCAGCTAGTACTTCAATATTCTCATTATCTAAAGAGCTTTACAATACCCCATTTGAAACATTGCTCAGAGGTGAGAAGAGTTTGGGAAAATATATTCAAGATCAAAATCCCAAATATGTCTGTGTCCCTTCTCCAACAAATCTAGGACCCAATGGGGGAAACTATTTTTCAGGAGGTTATATTGTCAAAACCCATGGGTCCAAAGATAACGGTACTGTAGATGCAGTTCAAATTGAGCTTCCTAGGTGGATAAGGGAAAGCAGTGAGCGCCCCACATTTTGTGTGGCTTTAGCAAAGGCAATATCGAAGTTTCATCAGTTAAGTTTTAATTGA